A genomic region of Zalophus californianus isolate mZalCal1 chromosome 11, mZalCal1.pri.v2, whole genome shotgun sequence contains the following coding sequences:
- the LOC113914130 gene encoding 40S ribosomal protein S29-like encodes MGHQQLHWSHPRKCGQGSRSCHVCSNRHGLIRNYGLSMCRRCFHQYAKDIGFIKLD; translated from the coding sequence ATGGGTCACCAGCAGCTGCACTGGAGCCATCCGAGGAAATGTGGCCAGGGCTCTCGCTCTTGCCACGTCTGCTCAAACCGGCACGGTCTGATCCGGAACTACGGCCTCAGTATGTGCCGCCGGTGTTTCCATCAGTACGCAAAGGATATAGGTTTCATTAAGTTGGATTAA